The Serpentinimonas maccroryi genome has a segment encoding these proteins:
- a CDS encoding class I SAM-dependent methyltransferase: MAFLRGFMAQPMSVASVVPSSPYLEQGVVRACDLARARCVIELGPGTGGSTRALLRAMSPQARLLAIELNPEFSNRLRQRNQDQRLLVQEGSAADLGLHLERWGLPAPDVVVSGIPFSTLPVPVAQSIVAAIKDHLAPGGRFVAYQFRAHVASYTTPEMGEPSFEWEWRNVPPMRVFRWQQP, encoded by the coding sequence ATGGCTTTTCTGCGCGGCTTCATGGCGCAGCCGATGTCGGTGGCCTCGGTGGTGCCCAGTTCGCCCTATCTGGAACAAGGTGTGGTGCGCGCCTGCGACTTGGCGCGCGCGCGCTGCGTGATCGAACTCGGGCCCGGCACCGGCGGCAGCACGCGCGCGCTGCTGCGCGCCATGTCGCCGCAGGCGCGGTTGTTGGCGATCGAGCTCAACCCCGAATTCTCCAACCGACTGCGCCAGCGCAACCAAGACCAGCGGCTGCTGGTACAAGAAGGCAGCGCCGCCGACCTAGGGCTGCACCTAGAGCGCTGGGGCCTGCCAGCGCCCGATGTGGTGGTCTCGGGGATTCCGTTTTCCACCCTGCCGGTGCCGGTGGCCCAGAGCATCGTCGCCGCCATCAAGGACCATTTGGCCCCCGGTGGCCGTTTTGTCGCCTACCAGTTCCGCGCTCATGTGGCCAGTTACACCACGCCGGAGATGGGCGAACCCAGCTTCGAGTGGGAATGGCGCAACGTGCCGCCGATGCGGGTGTTTCGCTGGCAACAACCCTGA
- a CDS encoding MFS transporter, with the protein MTEPAPAMAPRLSMLQVLLCGAAIVMLSMGIRHGFGLWLLPITAEQGWTRETFAFAIAIQNLAWGVFGIFAGMLADRFGAFKVLVAGAVLYALGLVGMALAQTSFLFVLTTGLLIGAAQAGTTFAVIYGVIGRQVPAERRSWAMGVAAAAGSFGQFLLVPVEGWLILSFGWQEALLILAAVVLLIAPLAWGLREPVLGAGGAPVVREQSIMQALREAARYRSFQLLMAGYFVCGFQVVFIGVHLPSYLKDFGLAPHVASYALALIGLFNVFGTYIAGALGQRLAKRKILAFIYLARSVAITLFLLAPLTPASVYLFAAVMGLLWLSTVPPTNALVAQIFGVAHLSMLGGFVFFSHQIGSFLGVWLGGLLYDQTGNYDVVWLLAIGLGVLAAMVNLPINEQPIRRGPQRLQGAPT; encoded by the coding sequence ATGACTGAACCCGCCCCCGCCATGGCCCCGCGTTTGTCGATGCTGCAAGTGCTGCTCTGTGGCGCGGCGATCGTCATGCTGTCGATGGGCATTCGGCACGGCTTTGGGCTCTGGCTGCTGCCGATCACCGCCGAGCAGGGCTGGACGCGCGAGACCTTTGCCTTTGCCATCGCCATTCAAAACCTGGCTTGGGGCGTGTTCGGCATTTTTGCCGGCATGCTGGCCGACCGCTTCGGCGCCTTCAAGGTGCTGGTGGCCGGGGCCGTGCTCTACGCGCTCGGGCTGGTGGGCATGGCGCTGGCGCAGACCTCATTCTTGTTTGTGCTCACCACCGGGCTGCTGATCGGAGCCGCGCAGGCCGGCACCACCTTTGCCGTGATCTACGGCGTGATCGGCCGCCAGGTGCCGGCCGAGCGCCGCTCGTGGGCCATGGGCGTGGCGGCGGCGGCGGGCTCGTTTGGCCAGTTTTTGCTGGTGCCGGTCGAGGGCTGGCTGATTCTGAGCTTTGGCTGGCAAGAGGCGCTGCTGATTTTGGCCGCCGTGGTGCTGTTGATCGCGCCGCTGGCTTGGGGCTTGCGCGAGCCGGTGCTGGGCGCTGGCGGTGCGCCGGTGGTGCGCGAACAAAGCATCATGCAGGCGCTGCGCGAAGCGGCGCGCTACCGCAGTTTTCAGCTGCTGATGGCGGGCTACTTCGTGTGCGGCTTTCAGGTCGTGTTCATCGGCGTGCACCTGCCCAGCTACCTCAAAGACTTTGGCCTCGCGCCCCACGTGGCCAGCTACGCGCTGGCGCTGATCGGGCTCTTCAACGTCTTTGGCACCTACATCGCCGGCGCGCTTGGGCAGCGGTTGGCCAAGCGCAAAATTCTGGCCTTCATCTATTTGGCGCGCTCAGTGGCCATCACGCTGTTTTTGCTGGCGCCGCTCACGCCCGCCAGCGTTTATCTGTTTGCCGCCGTCATGGGCCTGCTGTGGCTCTCGACCGTGCCGCCCACCAACGCGCTGGTGGCGCAGATTTTTGGCGTCGCGCACCTGTCGATGCTGGGCGGCTTCGTGTTTTTCAGCCACCAGATCGGCAGCTTTTTGGGCGTCTGGCTCGGCGGCCTGCTCTACGACCAGACCGGCAACTACGACGTGGTCTGGCTGCTGGCCATCGGTCTGGGCGTGCTGGCGGCGATGGTCAATTTGCCGATCAACGAGCAGCCGATCCGGCGCGGCCCGCAGCGCCTGCAAGGAGCGCCCACATGA
- a CDS encoding DNA topoisomerase IV subunit B, with protein sequence MPAPTAPRAPATAGAYAESSIRVLKGLEPVRQRPGMYTRTDHPLHIVQEVIDNAADEALAGFGRSLRLTLHADGSVSVEDDGRGIPHGLHPEENAPVLELVFTRLHAGGKFDKGQGGAYRFSGGLHGVGVSVTNALARRLEVCSQRDGQQARMVFADGAVLEPLQLRPLASGERRSGTTVRVWPDGRYFDSPVLPRPELLHLLRSKAVLLPGLSVTLHDEATGQSQHWQYQGGLRDYLLQSLGSEPLIPLFEGSGSADASHESFAEGEGADWAVAFSEDGALLRESYVNLIPTSAGGTHDSGLRDGLYQAVRGFIELHALLPKGVRLLPEDVFARASYVLSARVLDPQFQGQIKERLNSRDALRLVSAFVRPALELWLNQHVEHGRKLAELVIRAAQTRQRASLKVEKRKGSGVAVLPGKLTDCESRDLARNELFLVEGDSAGGSAKMGRDKECQAVLPLRGKVLNTWEVERERLFANNEIHDIAVAIGVDPHGVQDGSPGDKVLSGAGPSQAASAPSGGSAARTAGERGGSDVLSGLRYGKVCILADADVDGSHIQVLLLTLFLRHFPALIEAGHVYVARPPLYRVDVPARGKKPATKAYALDEGELEAILDKCAKDGVARARCSISRFKGLGEMNAEQLWDTTLNPDTRRLLPVRLGAFDAAATAERMTQLMGKGEAAARRALLERWGDAVAIDV encoded by the coding sequence ATGCCTGCCCCCACTGCCCCACGCGCGCCGGCCACGGCTGGCGCCTATGCCGAAAGCTCGATTCGTGTCCTCAAGGGTCTGGAGCCGGTGCGCCAGCGCCCTGGCATGTACACCCGCACCGACCACCCGCTGCACATCGTGCAAGAGGTGATCGACAACGCCGCCGACGAGGCGCTGGCCGGTTTTGGCCGCAGCCTGCGCCTGACCCTGCACGCCGACGGCTCGGTCAGCGTCGAGGACGACGGGCGCGGCATCCCGCATGGGCTGCACCCGGAAGAAAACGCGCCGGTGCTGGAGCTGGTGTTCACGCGCTTGCACGCGGGCGGCAAGTTTGACAAAGGGCAGGGCGGGGCCTACCGCTTTTCGGGCGGGCTGCACGGGGTGGGCGTGAGCGTGACCAATGCGCTGGCGCGGCGGCTCGAGGTTTGCAGCCAGCGCGACGGGCAGCAAGCGCGCATGGTGTTTGCCGACGGCGCGGTGCTCGAGCCGCTGCAACTGCGGCCGCTGGCCAGCGGCGAGCGGCGCAGCGGCACCACGGTGCGCGTCTGGCCCGATGGCCGCTACTTCGACAGCCCGGTGCTGCCGCGGCCCGAGCTGCTGCACCTGCTGCGCAGCAAGGCGGTGCTGCTGCCGGGCCTGAGCGTGACCCTGCACGACGAAGCCACCGGCCAGAGCCAGCACTGGCAGTACCAAGGCGGCCTGCGCGACTACCTGCTGCAAAGCCTGGGCAGCGAGCCGCTGATCCCGCTGTTCGAGGGCAGCGGCAGCGCCGACGCCAGCCACGAGAGCTTTGCCGAGGGCGAGGGCGCGGACTGGGCGGTGGCCTTCAGCGAAGACGGGGCGCTGCTGCGCGAGAGCTACGTCAACCTGATCCCGACCAGCGCCGGCGGCACCCACGACAGCGGCTTGCGCGACGGGCTCTACCAGGCGGTGCGCGGCTTCATCGAGCTGCACGCGCTGCTGCCCAAGGGCGTGCGCCTGCTGCCCGAAGACGTGTTTGCGCGCGCCAGCTACGTGTTGTCGGCGCGCGTGCTCGATCCGCAGTTTCAGGGCCAGATCAAGGAGCGCCTGAACTCGCGCGACGCGCTGCGGCTGGTGAGCGCCTTCGTGCGCCCGGCGCTCGAGCTGTGGCTGAACCAGCACGTCGAACACGGGCGCAAGCTGGCCGAACTGGTGATCCGCGCCGCCCAAACGCGCCAGCGCGCCAGTCTGAAGGTGGAAAAGCGCAAGGGCTCGGGTGTGGCCGTGCTGCCGGGCAAGCTCACCGACTGCGAAAGCCGCGACCTGGCGCGCAACGAGCTCTTTCTGGTCGAGGGCGACAGCGCCGGCGGCAGCGCCAAGATGGGGCGCGACAAAGAATGCCAGGCGGTGTTGCCACTGCGCGGCAAGGTGCTCAACACTTGGGAGGTCGAGCGCGAGCGCCTGTTTGCCAACAACGAAATCCACGACATCGCCGTCGCCATCGGCGTCGATCCGCACGGGGTGCAGGACGGGTCGCCTGGGGACAAGGTGCTTAGCGGTGCCGGGCCGTCCCAAGCCGCGAGCGCCCCCTCGGGGGGCAGCGCAGCCCGCACAGCGGGCGAGCGTGGGGGTTCAGACGTACTCAGTGGGCTGCGCTACGGCAAGGTGTGCATTTTGGCCGATGCCGACGTCGATGGCTCGCACATCCAGGTGCTGCTGCTGACGCTGTTTTTGCGTCACTTCCCGGCCCTGATCGAGGCCGGCCACGTCTATGTGGCGCGCCCGCCGCTGTACCGCGTCGATGTGCCGGCGCGCGGCAAAAAACCGGCCACCAAGGCCTACGCGCTCGACGAGGGCGAGCTCGAGGCGATTCTGGACAAGTGCGCCAAAGACGGCGTGGCGCGCGCGCGCTGCAGCATCAGCCGCTTCAAGGGCCTAGGCGAGATGAACGCCGAGCAACTGTGGGACACCACCCTCAACCCCGACACGCGCCGGCTGCTGCCGGTGCGTCTGGGCGCCTTTGACGCCGCCGCCACCGCCGAGCGCATGACGCAGCTCATGGGCAAGGGCGAGGCGGCGGCGCGGCGCGCCCTGCTCGAGCGCTGGGGCGACGCGGTGGCGATCGACGTTTGA
- the dapA gene encoding 4-hydroxy-tetrahydrodipicolinate synthase, giving the protein MTTPITGSIVALVTPMHPDGSVDYPALRRLIDWHIAEGTDCIGVVGTTGESPTVSVQEHCEIIRVAVEQAAGRRPVLAGCGANSTAEAIALARYAREVGADYQLQVVPYYNKPTQEGQYQHFKAIAEACGELPIMLYNVPGRTVADLQPETALRLAELPGIFGIKEASGNIERAQWLIRQAPTGFGIYSGDDATAVALMLCGGHGNVSVTANVAPRLMHELCAAACAGDVARAMALQMQLLPLHKQLFIEPNPIPVKWALERLGRCGATLRLPLTPLTPASQSVVEQALHEAGLL; this is encoded by the coding sequence ATGACGACACCGATCACTGGCAGCATCGTGGCCTTGGTCACCCCCATGCACCCCGATGGCAGCGTGGACTATCCGGCTTTGCGCCGCCTGATCGACTGGCACATCGCTGAGGGCACCGACTGCATCGGCGTGGTCGGCACCACCGGCGAATCGCCCACCGTGAGCGTGCAAGAGCACTGCGAGATCATCCGCGTGGCGGTCGAACAGGCCGCTGGCCGGCGCCCGGTGCTGGCCGGCTGCGGCGCCAACTCCACCGCCGAAGCAATTGCGCTGGCGCGCTACGCGCGCGAGGTCGGGGCCGACTACCAGCTGCAAGTCGTGCCCTACTACAACAAACCGACCCAAGAAGGCCAGTACCAGCACTTCAAGGCCATCGCCGAAGCCTGCGGCGAGCTGCCCATCATGCTCTACAACGTGCCCGGGCGCACGGTGGCCGACCTGCAACCCGAAACCGCGCTGCGGCTGGCTGAACTGCCGGGTATTTTTGGCATCAAGGAGGCCAGCGGCAACATCGAGCGCGCCCAATGGCTGATCCGCCAAGCGCCGACCGGCTTTGGCATCTATTCGGGCGACGACGCCACCGCCGTGGCCCTGATGCTGTGCGGCGGCCACGGCAACGTGAGCGTGACCGCGAACGTGGCCCCGCGCCTCATGCACGAGCTCTGCGCCGCCGCCTGCGCCGGTGACGTGGCGCGCGCCATGGCATTGCAGATGCAGCTGCTGCCGCTGCACAAACAGTTGTTCATCGAACCGAACCCGATCCCGGTCAAGTGGGCGCTCGAGCGCCTCGGGCGCTGTGGCGCCACCCTGCGCCTGCCGCTCACCCCCCTCACCCCCGCCAGCCAGAGCGTGGTCGAACAAGCCCTGCACGAAGCCGGCTTGCTGTAA
- a CDS encoding Na/Pi cotransporter family protein, producing MTLQQLTWALGGLALFLFAMLMMTEGLKAFGGSGLKRLLGRWTSTPLRGVFAGIAVTALVQSSSAVTVAAIGFVNAGLMNLRQALGVIFGTNVGTTMTAWLVSLIGFGFDIDAFALPIIVAGVALRLLLSDQRYQGLGDALIGFGLFFMGLDLLQQAFGGMAAAYGADALAGGVGVHWAAALALGFVVTLLTQSSSAAVAIILTAATGGLIDLPTAAAAVIGANVGTTATAALAALKATAAARRLALGHIGFNVITGVVALLLLPLMLWLIDWLASALHLQDNPAVFLALFHTVFNVMGVLLLLPFTQRLADWLEGFFRSHDDQLARPQHLDHTLASSPELALGAVRAELPRLRAAIGSVATAALDNQRQASSQAEAARQLAAAITEYIASLRAARMPRQVSDDLTLCLRATRYFDEAGRMVASAQRLAAAAAAANPPEALPQLLAAARTCLSAPCSSNAAELAEFERLYQHGKASLLSAVVAQQIEAERADGLLDDLSHLRRLLQQWVKADTMLACSDSGRPAPEGA from the coding sequence ATGACCCTGCAACAACTCACTTGGGCCCTCGGCGGCTTGGCGCTGTTTTTGTTTGCCATGCTGATGATGACCGAGGGCCTCAAGGCCTTTGGCGGCAGCGGCCTCAAGCGCTTGCTCGGGCGCTGGACTTCGACCCCGCTGCGCGGCGTGTTCGCCGGCATCGCCGTCACGGCGCTGGTGCAGTCGTCGAGCGCAGTCACGGTGGCGGCCATCGGCTTCGTCAACGCCGGGCTGATGAACCTGCGCCAGGCCTTGGGGGTGATTTTTGGCACCAACGTCGGCACCACCATGACCGCTTGGCTGGTGAGCCTGATCGGCTTTGGCTTTGACATCGACGCCTTTGCGCTGCCGATCATCGTCGCTGGGGTGGCCTTGCGCTTGCTGCTGTCAGACCAGCGCTACCAGGGCCTGGGCGACGCGCTGATCGGCTTTGGCCTGTTTTTTATGGGGCTGGATCTGCTGCAACAAGCCTTTGGCGGCATGGCTGCCGCCTATGGTGCCGATGCGCTTGCCGGTGGCGTGGGCGTGCACTGGGCGGCGGCGCTGGCGCTGGGCTTTGTGGTCACGCTTTTAACGCAGTCGTCCAGCGCCGCCGTGGCCATCATTCTGACTGCCGCCACCGGCGGCCTGATCGACCTGCCCACCGCTGCGGCGGCGGTGATCGGGGCCAATGTGGGCACCACCGCCACCGCCGCCTTGGCCGCGCTCAAGGCCACGGCAGCGGCGCGGCGGCTGGCGCTGGGGCACATCGGTTTCAACGTCATCACCGGGGTCGTGGCGCTGCTGCTTTTGCCCTTGATGCTGTGGCTGATCGACTGGCTGGCCTCTGCCTTGCACCTGCAAGACAACCCGGCGGTGTTTCTGGCGCTGTTTCACACCGTATTCAACGTCATGGGGGTGTTGCTGCTGCTGCCCTTTACGCAGCGGCTGGCAGACTGGCTGGAAGGCTTTTTTCGCAGCCACGATGACCAACTGGCGCGCCCGCAGCACCTGGACCACACCCTAGCCAGCTCACCCGAGCTGGCGCTGGGCGCGGTGCGCGCCGAACTGCCGCGACTGCGCGCCGCCATCGGCAGCGTGGCCACGGCGGCGCTGGACAACCAGCGCCAAGCCAGCAGCCAGGCCGAGGCCGCGCGCCAGCTGGCCGCCGCCATCACCGAATACATCGCCAGCCTGCGCGCCGCGCGCATGCCGCGCCAAGTCTCGGACGACCTGACGCTGTGCCTGCGTGCCACGCGCTACTTCGACGAGGCCGGGCGCATGGTCGCCAGCGCCCAGCGCTTGGCCGCTGCAGCTGCAGCGGCCAACCCGCCCGAAGCCCTGCCCCAACTGCTGGCCGCGGCGCGCACCTGCCTGAGCGCGCCGTGCAGCAGCAACGCGGCCGAACTGGCCGAATTCGAGCGCCTGTATCAGCACGGCAAAGCCAGCCTGTTGTCGGCGGTGGTGGCGCAGCAGATCGAGGCCGAACGCGCCGACGGCCTGCTCGACGACCTCAGCCACCTGCGCCGCCTGCTGCAGCAGTGGGTCAAGGCCGACACCATGCTGGCCTGCAGCGACAGCGGCCGACCGGCACCCGAGGGCGCTTGA
- a CDS encoding monovalent cation:proton antiporter family protein: MTLPPLFELLVLLAAAVAAVALFQRTGIPASLGYLAVGALLGPYVAGLISHTETIRLVAEFGIVFLLFTIGLNFSLPQIYALRHTVLWLGTGQVVLTTAVVGLGAWGLGLDPVAAFIVGAVFAQSSTVIIARQLADQGEEHSRHGRLGLAMSVFQDVTAVPFVVIIPVLGLAAAGSLAEPLGWALLKALLAFVLVFLAGRWLLRPLFHAIAVRRSAELFTLTVLLVSLASAAITESLGLSLAFGAFLAGMMLGETEFRHQIESTIRPFRDVLLGLFFVSIGMLINPAALLAIWPWALLGALALLAIKLVLVAALVLAAGIERRTALRTALILALGGEFGFALLALGLAGGGIDGQAAQIALAAVLLSLIAGPFLIRYSQFLSDALLGPASSPSVAASAAAQQPHAHTSPKLSQHVILCGYGRIGQSVANFLEREGIAHVALDLDPALVRDAHAAGEPVYYGNAAEAGVLDAVGLASARLLIISYDDPAAALKLVQQVRAQHPELPVMVRTRDESQVEALRAAGATEVVPETLEAGMMMVAHALTLLEVPMARVLRRLREARSDRYRLLRELFQGDPTLAGDDATQARLHSVALPPGSSAVGQRIEALGLEADAVEITAVLRAGQRLLNPAPDLLLHSEDVVVLFGAPEALARVEARLSPFNLS; this comes from the coding sequence ATGACGCTGCCACCGCTGTTTGAACTCTTGGTGCTGCTGGCCGCTGCGGTGGCGGCGGTGGCGCTGTTTCAGCGCACCGGCATCCCGGCCAGCTTGGGCTACCTGGCCGTGGGCGCCCTGCTGGGGCCCTACGTGGCCGGCCTCATCAGCCACACCGAGACCATCCGCTTGGTGGCCGAGTTCGGCATCGTGTTCTTGCTGTTCACGATCGGGCTCAATTTTTCGCTGCCGCAAATCTACGCCCTGCGCCACACCGTGCTCTGGCTGGGCACCGGGCAGGTGGTGCTGACCACGGCCGTGGTGGGGCTGGGGGCCTGGGGCTTGGGGCTGGACCCGGTGGCGGCCTTCATCGTCGGGGCGGTGTTTGCCCAGTCATCGACCGTGATCATCGCGCGCCAGCTCGCCGACCAAGGCGAGGAGCACAGCCGCCACGGCCGCTTGGGGCTGGCGATGTCGGTGTTCCAGGACGTGACCGCGGTGCCGTTCGTGGTCATCATCCCGGTGCTGGGCTTGGCGGCGGCGGGCTCACTGGCCGAGCCGCTGGGTTGGGCGCTGCTCAAGGCGCTGCTGGCTTTTGTCTTGGTCTTTTTGGCTGGGCGCTGGTTGCTGCGGCCGCTGTTTCATGCGATTGCGGTGCGCCGTTCGGCCGAATTGTTCACGCTCACGGTGCTGCTGGTGTCGCTGGCCTCCGCGGCCATCACCGAAAGCCTCGGGTTGTCGCTGGCCTTTGGCGCCTTTCTGGCCGGCATGATGCTGGGCGAGACCGAGTTCAGGCACCAGATCGAGTCCACCATTCGGCCCTTTCGCGACGTGCTGCTGGGGCTGTTTTTCGTCTCGATCGGCATGCTCATCAACCCGGCTGCGTTGCTGGCGATCTGGCCTTGGGCGCTGCTGGGCGCACTGGCGTTGCTGGCGATCAAGCTGGTGCTGGTGGCGGCGCTGGTGCTGGCCGCGGGCATCGAGCGCCGCACCGCGCTGCGCACCGCGCTCATTCTGGCGCTCGGGGGCGAGTTTGGTTTTGCGCTGCTGGCGCTGGGCTTGGCCGGCGGCGGCATCGACGGCCAAGCGGCGCAGATTGCACTCGCTGCGGTGCTGCTGAGCCTGATCGCTGGGCCGTTCCTGATCCGCTACAGCCAGTTTTTGAGCGACGCGCTGCTGGGCCCAGCCAGCAGCCCGAGCGTGGCCGCCAGCGCCGCCGCGCAACAGCCACACGCCCACACCAGCCCCAAGCTGAGCCAGCACGTGATTTTGTGTGGCTATGGCCGCATCGGCCAGAGCGTGGCCAATTTTCTCGAGCGCGAAGGCATTGCGCACGTGGCCCTCGACCTCGATCCGGCACTGGTGCGCGACGCCCACGCCGCTGGCGAGCCGGTGTACTATGGCAACGCCGCCGAAGCCGGCGTGCTCGATGCCGTCGGGCTGGCCAGCGCGCGGTTGCTCATCATCAGCTACGACGACCCGGCGGCGGCGCTCAAGCTGGTGCAGCAGGTGCGCGCGCAGCACCCCGAGTTGCCGGTGATGGTGCGCACGCGCGACGAAAGCCAGGTCGAGGCCCTGCGCGCCGCCGGCGCCACCGAGGTGGTGCCCGAAACGCTCGAAGCCGGCATGATGATGGTCGCGCACGCGCTCACGCTGCTCGAGGTGCCGATGGCGCGCGTGCTGCGGCGCCTGCGCGAGGCGCGCAGCGACCGCTACCGGTTGCTGCGCGAGCTGTTCCAAGGCGACCCGACGCTGGCCGGGGACGACGCCACGCAAGCGCGCCTGCACTCGGTGGCGCTGCCGCCGGGCAGCAGCGCCGTGGGCCAGCGCATCGAAGCGCTTGGACTCGAGGCCGACGCGGTCGAAATCACCGCCGTGTTGCGCGCCGGCCAGCGCCTGCTCAACCCCGCCCCCGATCTGCTGCTGCACAGCGAGGACGTGGTGGTGCTGTTTGGCGCGCCCGAAGCGCTGGCGCGGGTCGAGGCCCGTTTGTCCCCATTCAACCTGAGCTAA
- a CDS encoding GntP family permease, which translates to MFDILVILITLGLLIYLAYRGISLLILAPALATFAVVATLDGPVLASYSQVFMGSAAGFIALYFPVFLLGAIFGKLMEDSGSAKVMANAIIGLLGSQRAILAVVLSCAVMTYGGVSLFVVAFAVYPIAAALFRQANIPKRLMPATIALGAFTFTMTALPGTPAIQNAIPMPFFGTTPFAAPGLGLITALVMFVLGMLWLEYRARQLAAEGYGVHSDDPATPDKAMRERAAGEGFDVMELTPERPSVGLPPAWVAVLPLVLVIAINLLFTFVLIPRMDTGFLALPLYGETDIDQVRGIWSIIAALTLSIIVLIAINWRRLPKLTLSMDCGANAALLPIFNTASLVGFGAVIASLAAFVLIRDSVVMLGGDNPLISLAIAVNILAGMTGSASGGMSIALSTLGDTYLAMAQAHGISPELLHRVTAVATGGLDSLPHNGAVITLLAICGLTHRQAYPDLAMTAMAVPLVALVVLITLGTVFGSF; encoded by the coding sequence ATGTTTGATATTTTGGTCATCCTCATCACCCTAGGTCTGCTGATTTACTTGGCCTACCGGGGCATCAGCCTGCTGATCTTGGCGCCGGCGCTGGCCACCTTTGCCGTCGTCGCCACGCTCGACGGCCCGGTGCTGGCCAGCTACAGCCAGGTTTTCATGGGTTCGGCGGCGGGCTTTATCGCGCTCTACTTTCCGGTGTTTCTGCTCGGCGCCATTTTTGGCAAGTTGATGGAAGACTCGGGCAGCGCCAAGGTCATGGCCAACGCCATCATCGGCTTGCTTGGCAGCCAGCGCGCCATCTTGGCCGTGGTGCTTTCGTGCGCGGTCATGACCTATGGCGGCGTGTCGCTGTTCGTGGTGGCTTTTGCGGTCTATCCGATTGCGGCGGCGCTGTTTCGCCAAGCCAACATCCCCAAGCGCCTGATGCCGGCCACGATTGCGCTGGGTGCCTTCACCTTCACCATGACGGCGCTGCCGGGCACGCCCGCGATCCAAAACGCGATTCCGATGCCGTTTTTCGGTACCACACCCTTCGCTGCGCCGGGGCTGGGCCTGATCACCGCGCTGGTGATGTTTGTCCTCGGCATGCTGTGGCTCGAGTACCGCGCGCGCCAGCTCGCCGCCGAGGGCTACGGCGTGCACTCCGACGACCCGGCCACGCCCGACAAAGCCATGCGCGAACGCGCCGCCGGCGAGGGTTTCGATGTCATGGAGCTCACCCCCGAACGCCCCTCTGTCGGCTTGCCACCGGCTTGGGTGGCGGTGTTGCCGCTGGTGTTGGTGATCGCCATCAACCTGCTGTTCACTTTTGTTTTGATCCCGCGCATGGACACCGGTTTTCTGGCGCTGCCGCTCTACGGCGAGACCGACATCGACCAAGTGCGCGGCATCTGGTCGATCATCGCCGCCCTGACGCTGTCGATCATCGTGCTCATCGCCATCAACTGGCGCCGCCTGCCCAAGCTCACGCTCAGCATGGACTGTGGCGCCAACGCTGCGCTGCTGCCGATCTTCAACACCGCCAGCTTGGTCGGCTTTGGCGCCGTGATCGCCTCGCTCGCCGCCTTTGTCCTGATCCGTGACTCGGTGGTGATGCTTGGCGGCGACAACCCCTTGATTTCGCTGGCTATTGCCGTCAACATTTTGGCCGGCATGACCGGTTCGGCCTCGGGCGGCATGAGCATTGCGCTGTCCACCTTGGGCGACACCTACCTGGCCATGGCGCAGGCGCACGGCATCAGCCCCGAGCTGCTGCACCGCGTCACCGCCGTGGCCACCGGCGGGCTCGATTCCTTGCCGCACAACGGCGCCGTGATCACCTTGCTGGCCATCTGCGGCCTCACGCACCGGCAGGCCTACCCCGACCTAGCCATGACTGCCATGGCCGTGCCCTTGGTGGCGCTGGTGGTGCTGATCACGCTGGGCACGGTGTTTGGCAGTTTTTGA